A window of the Nycticebus coucang isolate mNycCou1 chromosome 3, mNycCou1.pri, whole genome shotgun sequence genome harbors these coding sequences:
- the ATXN7L3B gene encoding ataxin-7-like protein 3B, producing the protein MEEISLANLDTNKLEAIAQEIYVDLIEDSCLGFCFEVHRAVKCGYFYLEFADTGSVKDFGIQPVEDKGACRLPLCSLPAEPGNGPDQELQRSPPEFQ; encoded by the coding sequence ATGGAGGAAATTTCGTTGGCTAACCTGGATACTAACAAGCTGGAGGCCATCGCGCAGGAGATATACGTAGACCTGATAGAGGATTCCTGTTTGGGATTCTGCTTTGAGGTGCACCGGGCGGTCAAGTGTGGCTACTTCTATCTGGAGTTCGCGGACACTGGTAGCGTGAAGGATTTTGGCATTCAGCCAGTGGAAGACAAAGGAGCATGCCGCCTCCCGCTCTGCTCCCTTCCTGCAGAGCCTGGGAATGGGCCTGATCAGGAGCTGCAGCGCTCACCTCCAGAATTCCAATAG